From one Lycium barbarum isolate Lr01 chromosome 6, ASM1917538v2, whole genome shotgun sequence genomic stretch:
- the LOC132644095 gene encoding uncharacterized protein LOC132644095, with protein sequence MRFGQKGKLSPRYIGPYEVLERVGSVAYKLALPLELDKIHNVFHISMLRIYRSDPSHVLPVESIEISPDLTYEEEPIQILAREIKELRNKKIPFVKFLWTNHSGKEATWERAEDMQIQYPYLF encoded by the coding sequence ATGAGATTTGGCCAAAAAGGAAaacttagtcctcgatatattggaccatatgaagtACTTGAGAGAGTTGGTTCAGTTGCATATAAACTAGCTCTTCCACTGGAGTTAGACAAGATCCACAATGTCTTCCACATTTCTATGCTTAGAATATATCGCTCAGATCCATCTCATGTTCTTCCTGTTGAATCCATTGAGATCAGTCCTGACTTGACATATGAAGAGGAACCTATCCAAATCTTGGCACGTGAGATAAAAGAGCTTAGAAACAAGAAAATTCCATTCGTAAAATTCCTTTGGACAAATCATTCTGGCAAAGAAGCTACCTGGGAGCGAGCAGAGGATATGCAAATTCAATATCCATATTTGTTTTGA